Sequence from the Puntigrus tetrazona isolate hp1 chromosome 11, ASM1883169v1, whole genome shotgun sequence genome:
acacatatatatatatacatatatacatatatatatacatatacatatatatacatatatacatatacatatatacatatatatatatatatacatatatatatatacatatatacatatacatatatacatatacatatatacatatatatatatatatatatatatacatatatatatatacatatatatatatatatatacatatatatatatatacatatatatatatatacatatatatatatacatatatatatatacatatatatatatacatatatatacatacatatatatacatatatatatatatatatatatatatatatatatatacatatatatacatatatatatatatatacatatatatatatatatatacatatatatatatatatacatatatacatatatatatatacatatatatatatatatatacatatatacatatatatacatatatatatatacatatatatacatatatatatatacatatatatacatatatatatatacatatatatacatatatatatatatatacatacatatatatacatatatatacatatacatatatatatatatatatatatatatatacatatacatatatatatatatatatatacatatatatatatacatatatatatatatatatatatatatacatatatatatatatatatatatatatatatatatgtgtatgtgtatgtatacgtatacaattatttacttgtataagtttgtttataattatacataaatgcatgGAAAAAGGTGTAAATATTCTCTTAACCACACCTTTCTCTGGAAGGTTCCATCAAGGGCCGCTACGATGATGGTTTTTCCCAGGTTGGCCATTTCCTCACAGAACTCCACCGTGTCGGggaactgaaacacacacacacacacacacctcggtTAAGAATCACACCACGACACAGGAAGTGAGCTGGAGAACGAGCAGACGTACAAACTGTCCCTCATCGATGCCGATCACACAGGCCTGAAGAGCCAGAGCCCGGACGTCTCTCAGAACGCTGGCGGGAACGGCGTCCATCGTGctcctgtacacacacacacacacacacacacacacacacacacttcagagacccaaacacacaccacaGGGATGTACTACAAACCCTCCTCACAACAAGAATCAGTCTTCCTGTGGAGCGGAGCGACGTCAAGTAAAACCAGAGACAAATTAAATCATTCTTCTAAAGTCTGGAACCAGATCGGTCAGAGCTGTaggttaacacacacacacacacacacactcacacacacacactcactctctcacacacacactctcacacacacacactcacacacacacactcacacacacacacactctctcacacacacactcactctcacacacacacactcactctcacacacacacactcactctcacacacacactcactcactctcacacacacactcactcactctcacacacacactatttcactcactctcacacacacacacacacacacacacacacacacacacactcactctcacacacacacactcacactcacacacacacactcactcacacacacactctctcacacacacactctctcacacacacactctctcacacacacactctcacacacacactctcacgcacacacactctcacgcacacacacacacacacacacacacacacacacacacacacacacactctctttgaCGGATTATCAAGAAATAAGACTAGATGTAGTCAGGAAAGGAAGGTGTCTCTCACATGTCATGCGTGGCCATCCCCGTCTGAGAGTAGCGGGTGTCTCTGGAGTATTTGATGAGCAGACAGGAATACTGAGCCACCTGGAACCTCCGCACGCGCCGCATCAGTTCagtgctgcacacacacacacacacacaattaaactACTATAAACTAGCACTGACTGATCTTCATCTATCGgtgtctttgtttttgtctgaagAAGCAGGCgggtaaatataaaatatataaaaattacttaaatactAATTCTTAATCTGGGACCCGTCTGTGAAACCGAGCTGTTGTTTATAAAAAAGTTTGGCTAAtatctaaaaaacatttaacatcttAAAGAGCAGATAACCTTGAACGAACGTTCTTTTAACATTAGAGAAACAACTTTGAGAAAACCTCAGAAGAACGTTCTGATAACGTTTCCGGTTAGCCGTCTTTCTTCATAAACAAAGACCTCGGTGTTGTCAGTCGATTGTTATCTAAAACTATTAACTCTAGGCTTTTATAACACCGTCTTAAGCAGTACTGGATGTTTCTGAGAGCGTTagaataaacagatttttcGCGCCTTTGTAAACAACGTAACCGTTCTCGCGCCAAACTACTGTATTTGGCGCCATCCGCTGAACCAAAACGGTGCTTTACAGCTTTTATCTTCATATTTCATAACACAGCATGGGTTAgggttattatttttcttcattctcACCTTTTTCCTGAAAACATCGGTCCGAAAATAACCTAAGAAAGGGAGATGTTGATGCCGTTATTGTTTACATTACAAAAGCAAATCCACAACAAAACCTGAAAACCTCGCGCTTTTTCACGAACAGTGCGGTTAAAGTGATCTTAGTCACCTGGATCTGTCCTCGTGTCTTCCGCGGGGAATTGGGTAAAATCTTCGCTACATCCAAGCAATCCATGTCTGTTGTTTCTTAAGGATTTATGACTATATCACGAACAGTCGAGATTACAGGAAGATTTGAACATCGCGCCGCCGCCGGTGTGCGCTTTTATAGGAGCCGTGTCGTCACGTCCCTGcggaccaatcagaatcaaggccGCGCGCAGCCGCGTTTGCGCAGAGATCTACAAGAGGACCTAGGG
This genomic interval carries:
- the tk1 gene encoding thymidine kinase, cytosolic, with translation MDCLDVAKILPNSPRKTRGQIQVIFGPMFSGKSTELMRRVRRFQVAQYSCLLIKYSRDTRYSQTGMATHDMSTMDAVPASVLRDVRALALQACVIGIDEGQFFPDTVEFCEEMANLGKTIIVAALDGTFQRKPFGNILNLVPLAESVVKLNAVCMQCFKEAAYTKRLGAEQEVEVIGGADKYHAVCRGCYGGLCKENRDPQREETPPHVMSGKPANHNAPRKLFTALHL